CCGCGGCGGCGGCGGTGGGTGCCGCCCCCTGCTGCACCACCACCCGCCGCACGTTCGGCGCCTCCAGCGCGAACGCCCCGGCCGACGCCGGGTCCAGGAAGCAGAGGAACTCGTCCTCCGGCGCCTGGCGGACCATCGCGGGGAGGAGGTGCCGGATGAACCGGCCGTAGCCCCGCCCGTTGGCCCAGCTGGTGGCGTCGACCCCGATGCGCATGCCTCAGCCAGCGGTCGCGGCGGCTGCGCCGCTCCGGCCCCCGACCTGCTGTTCCTCGAGTTTCTGCTCCTCGTGGTACTCGTAGTCGGTGTTGACGGCCCAGACGTCGTGCTTCGCCCCGTGCATGTTCTCCAGCGCGAACATGGCCGTCAGCATCGAATGGTCGGCGTTGTTGTACTTGTGCATCCCGTTGCGGCCCACGGTGTGGAGATTCGGGATCGTGTCGATGTGGGCCCGGACCGCGTCGAGGTGCGCCCGGTACTCGGAGTCGTAGATCGGGTAGGCCTTGGGCATGCGGATCACCGCGCCGTCCACGACGCGGGTATCCCGCGGCGCCAGGTCGAGCGAGAGGAACTCCTCGGTGGCCAGCTTCACCAGGTCGGCGTCGGGCGAGTCCCACAGGCCGTCACCCTTGAAGCAGAAGTACTCCAGGCCCAGGCAGGTATGGCCCGCCACCGGGACCATCGCCTTGCTCCAGTTGTTGAAGTTCTGGATGCGGCCCACCTTCACGCCCGGGGTGTGGATGTAGATCCAGTTGTCGGGGAAGAGGTTCTCGGCCTCGAGCATCAGGGCCACGACCAGGAAGTCGCGGTACTTGAGCCCCTCCGCCGCGCGGGTCACCGCGGGCGGCGGCGCCGGGTCGAGGGCCCGCACCAGCGAGCGCACCGCGGCGGTGTTGATCACGTGCTCGCACTCGAACCGGAGCTCACCCGCGTCGGTCCGGGCGCGGACCGCCACCGCCTGCCCGTCGCGGGTCTCGATGGCGTGCGCGTAGTGCCGCATCAGGACCTGGTTCCCCATGCCGCGGATCCGGTCGGTGCAGGTCTCCCACATCTGGCCGGGACCGAGCCGGGGGTACTGGAACTCGTTGATGAGCGTCTTGATGCTGTCGGAGCGGCGGTTGAGGTTCGCGGCGCTCAGGATGGCCTTGGCCAGCGAGAGCCCCTGGATCCGCTGCGCCGCCCATTCGGCGCGGATCTCGGTGCAGGGGATGCCCCAGACCTTCTCGGTGTAGGTCTTGAAGAAGATGGAGTAGAGCTTCTTGCCGAAGCGGTTGGTGACCCACTGCTCGAAGTTCTCCTCGACCGGGTTGGGCCACCAGTGCCAGCGCAGGTAGCTCAGCATGATCGTGATCGCGTTCCACAGGCCCAGGCCGCGCAGGGCGTTCATCGCCTTGAGCGGGTAGTCGAAGAACTTGCCGTCGTAGTGGATGCGGGAGAGCCGCGGTACCGAGATGAAGTCCTCGCCCAGGATCTCGTACCAGAGGTCCTCGACCGGCTTGATCTTGGTGAAGAAGCGGTGGCCCCCGATGTCGAACCGATAGCCCTTGTACT
The Gemmatimonadota bacterium DNA segment above includes these coding regions:
- a CDS encoding NAD(P)/FAD-dependent oxidoreductase, which translates into the protein MSSETAAPRTVTRIKPGDRVVVIGAGPAGLTAAYLLSKKGYAVTVLEADDIVGGISRTAQYKGYRFDIGGHRFFTKIKPVEDLWYEILGEDFISVPRLSRIHYDGKFFDYPLKAMNALRGLGLWNAITIMLSYLRWHWWPNPVEENFEQWVTNRFGKKLYSIFFKTYTEKVWGIPCTEIRAEWAAQRIQGLSLAKAILSAANLNRRSDSIKTLINEFQYPRLGPGQMWETCTDRIRGMGNQVLMRHYAHAIETRDGQAVAVRARTDAGELRFECEHVINTAAVRSLVRALDPAPPPAVTRAAEGLKYRDFLVVALMLEAENLFPDNWIYIHTPGVKVGRIQNFNNWSKAMVPVAGHTCLGLEYFCFKGDGLWDSPDADLVKLATEEFLSLDLAPRDTRVVDGAVIRMPKAYPIYDSEYRAHLDAVRAHIDTIPNLHTVGRNGMHKYNNADHSMLTAMFALENMHGAKHDVWAVNTDYEYHEEQKLEEQQVGGRSGAAAATAG